A genomic stretch from Candidatus Hydrogenisulfobacillus filiaventi includes:
- a CDS encoding Cytochrome c heme lyase subunit CcmF: MSIPAVGHLALWLALVAAVYAALAGGWSFRSGNLRLAESARGATAAAAVALTVAVLVLEDLLVTGDYGVQAVYNHVDRALPLVYRIGALWGGDSGSVLFWGWLLSLYAAYLAVRHWPREVRLTPAAVPVLAAILVFFAGLSAVVVNPFAPVPGHPSNGVGLDPLLQNLVMTLHPPTMYIGLIGMAVPAAYILAAVWTRAPAGVWLPVARRWMLFAWLFLTAAIVLGGMWAYMVLGWGGYWDWDPVENASLMPWLLATAFLHAAQVQERRGGFRWWTTLTGIGAFLLTLVGTYITRSGVLKDSVHSFTGTGVGPYFTGLFWVLVAAAGWVLFRRRRALRDPEPVEEGLSREAAYLYMSVALTAVTGIVLVGTFYPILSKALGGTSVVLTTRFFNTMTAPFFVVLLVLMGAAPALTWRRTNARTAARALAGPAAGGAVAAAVLWPFGFDTAMDAIGVGAAGFALLSMLREFGRAAGTRRRQYPAPWPAALGQAVWRNRRRYGGYLAHIGFIILALGVIGSHTGPAPAKISLSPGQSAVVDGYRFRYQGLATVPGPGHVTTVARLTIRHGAAAYTAAPGDAFYSGTGEPVARVFIRGGWMHDLYVVLTGWAPSSSRVTLEVLINPMVSWIWIGMYVMAAATLLALSAPEPRRILTEAAVTEPGLPVAGRTFSREATPR; encoded by the coding sequence ATGAGCATCCCGGCCGTCGGCCACCTGGCCCTGTGGCTGGCGCTGGTGGCAGCCGTGTACGCCGCCTTGGCCGGAGGCTGGTCCTTCCGCAGCGGGAATCTGCGGCTGGCCGAAAGTGCCCGCGGGGCTACGGCCGCCGCAGCCGTGGCCCTGACGGTGGCCGTGCTGGTCTTGGAGGATCTGCTGGTGACCGGGGATTACGGGGTGCAGGCCGTCTATAACCATGTCGACCGTGCCCTGCCGCTTGTCTATCGCATCGGTGCCCTCTGGGGCGGGGACTCCGGTTCCGTGCTGTTCTGGGGCTGGCTGCTTTCCCTGTATGCCGCCTACCTAGCGGTCCGCCATTGGCCACGGGAGGTGCGACTCACTCCGGCAGCGGTGCCAGTGCTGGCGGCCATCCTGGTGTTTTTTGCCGGCCTTTCGGCGGTGGTGGTCAATCCGTTCGCGCCCGTGCCCGGTCATCCCTCCAACGGGGTAGGGCTGGACCCTTTGCTGCAGAACCTGGTCATGACCCTGCACCCGCCCACCATGTACATCGGGCTCATCGGCATGGCGGTGCCGGCTGCCTACATCCTGGCTGCCGTGTGGACCCGCGCCCCGGCCGGGGTGTGGCTGCCGGTAGCCCGGCGCTGGATGCTGTTCGCCTGGCTCTTCCTGACCGCTGCCATTGTGCTAGGCGGGATGTGGGCCTACATGGTACTGGGCTGGGGCGGGTATTGGGATTGGGATCCGGTGGAAAACGCCTCTCTGATGCCCTGGCTGCTGGCGACCGCCTTCCTGCATGCGGCTCAGGTGCAGGAGCGGCGGGGCGGATTCCGCTGGTGGACGACCCTGACCGGCATCGGCGCCTTCCTGCTGACATTGGTCGGCACCTACATCACCCGCAGCGGGGTATTGAAAGACTCCGTCCACTCCTTCACCGGTACCGGGGTCGGACCCTACTTCACGGGGCTGTTCTGGGTGCTGGTAGCGGCGGCAGGCTGGGTGCTGTTCCGGCGCCGGCGGGCTCTCCGTGACCCGGAACCGGTGGAGGAAGGCCTCTCCCGGGAGGCGGCCTACCTGTACATGAGCGTCGCCTTGACCGCCGTAACCGGGATCGTGCTGGTCGGAACCTTTTACCCCATCCTGTCCAAGGCCCTGGGGGGGACCAGCGTGGTCCTCACCACCCGGTTTTTCAATACCATGACGGCTCCCTTCTTTGTGGTGCTGCTGGTGCTGATGGGAGCGGCACCCGCTTTGACCTGGCGGCGGACCAACGCCCGCACGGCGGCGCGGGCCCTGGCCGGGCCGGCGGCCGGAGGGGCGGTGGCAGCCGCTGTGCTCTGGCCGTTCGGCTTTGATACCGCGATGGACGCCATCGGGGTAGGAGCCGCGGGGTTTGCCCTCCTGTCCATGCTGCGCGAGTTCGGCCGGGCTGCTGGCACCCGGCGTCGTCAGTATCCCGCCCCCTGGCCGGCGGCCCTGGGGCAGGCGGTATGGCGGAACCGGCGCCGTTATGGCGGGTATCTGGCGCATATCGGGTTTATTATCCTTGCGCTGGGGGTCATTGGCTCGCACACCGGGCCTGCCCCGGCCAAAATCAGTCTCTCGCCGGGGCAGAGCGCGGTGGTGGACGGCTACCGCTTCCGCTACCAGGGCCTGGCTACGGTACCGGGGCCGGGGCATGTCACCACCGTGGCCCGTCTCACTATCCGGCACGGGGCTGCCGCCTATACGGCCGCACCCGGGGATGCCTTTTATTCCGGGACCGGAGAGCCGGTGGCCCGGGTCTTCATCCGCGGGGGCTGGATGCATGACCTCTATGTGGTGCTGACCGGCTGGGCCCCCTCCAGTAGCCGGGTGACCTTGGAGGTCCTCATTAACCCGATGGTATCGTGGATCTGGATCGGCATGTATGTGATGGCTGCCGCCACCCTGCTGGCCCTGTCCGCTCCCGAACCCCGGCGGATCCTGACGGAAGCTGCGGTGACGGAGCCAGGCCTGCCTGTGGCCGGCAGGACCTTCAGCCGGGAGGCGACCCCGCGATGA
- a CDS encoding ABC transporter involved in cytochrome c biogenesis, CcmB subunit has protein sequence MIVAKDLLLEVRTKDMWVAMVAFVIMVLFAFAFALGPDGRGAGRDFPGILWLAFLFAGTVGVGRSWAHEMPEDSLTGLLLAPGDRAWVFLAKTVVAFLFMLGMELLTTPAFFLLFARPWPPDWPALLLVLVLGSAGFAGVGVLLAAMAVHTRSGSVLVPVLMVPLEVPVIIAAVEATRDLLGAGANPWPWIHTLMAYDVVFLALPLLIYEYVWEV, from the coding sequence GTGATCGTGGCCAAGGACCTGCTGCTCGAGGTGCGCACCAAGGACATGTGGGTCGCTATGGTGGCCTTTGTGATTATGGTCCTGTTCGCCTTCGCCTTTGCCCTGGGGCCCGACGGCCGCGGCGCCGGCCGGGATTTCCCCGGCATCCTGTGGCTGGCGTTCCTCTTTGCCGGAACGGTCGGGGTGGGGCGCAGCTGGGCGCACGAGATGCCGGAGGACAGCCTGACCGGGCTGCTGCTGGCACCGGGGGACCGGGCCTGGGTGTTCCTGGCCAAGACGGTGGTGGCGTTTCTGTTTATGCTGGGCATGGAACTGCTGACGACGCCCGCCTTCTTCCTGCTATTCGCCCGGCCCTGGCCGCCGGACTGGCCGGCTCTGCTGCTGGTGCTGGTGCTGGGATCGGCCGGGTTTGCCGGGGTGGGGGTGCTGCTGGCGGCCATGGCCGTTCACACCCGCTCGGGGAGCGTGCTGGTGCCGGTGTTGATGGTGCCGTTGGAGGTGCCGGTGATCATCGCGGCGGTGGAGGCTACCCGGGACCTGCTGGGAGCGGGCGCCAACCCCTGGCCGTGGATCCATACGCTGATGGCCTACGACGTGGTGTTTCTCGCCCTGCCGCTGCTCATTTACGAGTACGTCTGGGAGGTGTGA
- the ccmA gene encoding Heme ABC exporter ATP-binding protein CcmA produces MDKAALAADGLGKRLGERWVLAQVSFRVERGGALALLGPNGAGKSTLLRILAGLWKADRGTVVRFGQAVTEPRADRRIGYLGHRSLLYPALTARENLTLTARLWGCDPRRAGAALEEVGLGRFLDEPVATFSRGMLQRAAIARALLPDPEVLLLDEPYTGLDAPGRELLDARLEAFRARGGTLFLITHDPGEALAHADAVAFLTRGRLSWWDEAGRWTADGLARAYREHLAQGRQRRFASFG; encoded by the coding sequence GTGGATAAGGCGGCGCTGGCGGCCGATGGACTGGGCAAGCGCTTGGGGGAACGCTGGGTGTTGGCGCAGGTGAGCTTCCGCGTGGAACGGGGCGGGGCGTTAGCCCTGCTGGGCCCTAACGGGGCCGGTAAGAGCACCCTGCTCCGGATTCTCGCCGGACTGTGGAAGGCGGACCGTGGCACGGTGGTGCGGTTCGGGCAGGCCGTGACCGAGCCCCGGGCCGATCGCCGGATCGGGTACCTGGGCCATCGCTCCCTGCTCTATCCGGCCCTCACCGCCCGGGAGAACCTGACCCTGACCGCCCGCCTGTGGGGTTGCGATCCCCGGCGGGCGGGCGCGGCGCTGGAGGAGGTGGGGCTGGGCCGTTTCCTGGATGAGCCGGTGGCCACCTTCTCGCGTGGCATGTTGCAGCGGGCGGCGATCGCCCGGGCGCTGCTGCCCGACCCGGAGGTGCTGCTGCTGGACGAGCCCTACACCGGGCTCGACGCCCCCGGGCGCGAACTGCTGGACGCGCGGCTGGAAGCCTTCCGCGCCCGGGGCGGGACCCTGTTTCTGATTACCCATGACCCCGGGGAGGCGCTGGCTCACGCCGATGCGGTGGCCTTTCTGACCCGGGGGCGGTTGAGCTGGTGGGATGAAGCGGGGCGGTGGACGGCGGACGGGCTGGCCCGGGCCTACCGGGAGCACCTGGCGCAAGGGAGGCAGCGGCGATTCGCAAGTTTTGGGTGA
- a CDS encoding Cytochrome C biogenesis protein CcmE — MSKQLRLYAGTAAVVAAILYLGWMGARNFSNYFMPVNQYRAEYARYAGKVVRVQGRLLGSSVRFNPRQGTLRFTLLAHGASLPVLYTGPVPNEKFKNTDAIVEGRMDAQGVFVADKLAIQCPDHYQAAPSKP, encoded by the coding sequence ATGTCCAAGCAACTGAGGCTCTATGCGGGGACGGCGGCTGTAGTCGCCGCCATTTTGTATCTCGGCTGGATGGGCGCCCGCAACTTCTCCAACTATTTCATGCCCGTCAACCAGTACCGGGCGGAATACGCGCGCTATGCCGGCAAGGTGGTGCGGGTGCAGGGAAGGCTGCTGGGTTCCTCGGTCCGCTTTAATCCGCGCCAGGGCACCCTGCGCTTTACCCTGCTCGCCCATGGGGCGAGCCTGCCGGTGCTGTACACCGGGCCGGTGCCGAACGAGAAGTTCAAGAATACGGACGCGATTGTGGAAGGCCGCATGGACGCCCAAGGCGTATTCGTGGCGGACAAGCTGGCCATCCAGTGCCCGGACCATTACCAGGCCGCACCGTCCAAACCCTAG
- a CDS encoding protein of unknown function (Evidence 5 : Unknown function): MNPAGVLGVALVLAVAALMWLPVRTGRVAGPGEGRCPRCGGPRAAGAVCSRCGYREGGR, encoded by the coding sequence ATGAATCCGGCAGGGGTCCTCGGGGTGGCCCTGGTGCTGGCGGTGGCGGCTCTGATGTGGCTGCCGGTACGGACGGGCCGGGTGGCGGGGCCGGGTGAAGGCCGCTGTCCGCGGTGCGGCGGTCCCCGGGCGGCGGGAGCCGTGTGCTCCCGCTGCGGCTACCGGGAAGGAGGGCGGTAG
- a CDS encoding conserved exported protein of unknown function (Evidence 4 : Unknown function but conserved in other organisms), translating to MSRRLVRLASAFLAWFLALAMPVPALAAGGHLSRLLLVLVPHGRQLAVFEDAEFSQPLAGPAVGILDGAGPVSASAPVVLRQGNQVVIGGTRPDVILRYTVPWNGRGGTLNLPFYEPADTLVVLAAPGLSVPSVLNPSLAAGGRVRLTAGSSAPVFNVFSTSGLAQGENLPIVVEAGSAALPVPAPALPPQYPVLGRALLAAALAVALGGLAWAFNWVPVTARRQEAAAAWERELADLEAAREQGVVPDGEYRVRRRALERRLATVGEDRG from the coding sequence ATGAGCCGGCGTCTGGTGCGGCTGGCATCTGCGTTTCTGGCCTGGTTCCTGGCGCTGGCGATGCCGGTGCCCGCCCTGGCGGCCGGCGGGCACCTGAGCCGCCTCCTGCTGGTGTTGGTGCCCCACGGGCGGCAGCTGGCGGTGTTTGAGGATGCGGAGTTCAGCCAACCCCTGGCCGGACCCGCCGTGGGCATCCTGGACGGGGCCGGTCCGGTCTCGGCCTCGGCGCCGGTGGTGCTGCGTCAGGGCAATCAGGTGGTGATCGGGGGGACGCGGCCGGATGTGATCCTGCGCTACACGGTACCCTGGAACGGCCGCGGCGGGACCTTGAACCTGCCATTTTACGAGCCCGCGGACACCCTGGTGGTGCTGGCCGCTCCCGGCCTGTCAGTGCCGAGCGTGCTGAATCCCTCCCTGGCTGCCGGGGGGCGGGTGCGCCTGACGGCGGGTTCTTCGGCGCCGGTCTTTAACGTGTTCAGCACCAGCGGGCTCGCTCAAGGCGAGAACCTGCCGATTGTGGTGGAGGCGGGGTCGGCGGCGCTGCCCGTGCCGGCCCCCGCCCTGCCTCCGCAGTATCCGGTGCTGGGCCGGGCGTTGCTGGCGGCGGCCCTGGCAGTAGCCCTAGGCGGGCTGGCCTGGGCCTTCAACTGGGTGCCGGTCACGGCCCGACGGCAGGAAGCCGCGGCCGCCTGGGAGCGGGAGCTGGCCGATCTGGAGGCGGCCCGGGAGCAAGGGGTGGTGCCGGACGGCGAATATCGCGTGCGGCGGCGGGCGTTGGAGCGCCGGTTGGCGACGGTGGGTGAGGACCGTGGATAA
- a CDS encoding conserved membrane protein of unknown function (Evidence 4 : Unknown function but conserved in other organisms), protein MPTTLYWAAAVLAAVFAVILAGRYRERHAPFYLWWTFSFSFYVIAFVMEALTVATNWHLLWQYQLYVIASSSLVGTMSVGTTYLAVPRRWAHGYAGFIILLILGVAVTVFALPPALHGSWTQLNAGIGGIVGPTQLFYVLMASIGGTVVILGALWSWWKTRRLYNLLIAAGALVSTSGGTLASTGIGLSALPLMNIIGLLLIFWGYLESRAVPAAGAAATPRVSSDGRG, encoded by the coding sequence ATGCCGACAACGTTATATTGGGCGGCGGCCGTGCTGGCAGCGGTGTTTGCGGTCATCCTGGCCGGGCGCTACCGCGAGCGGCATGCCCCCTTTTACCTCTGGTGGACGTTTTCGTTCTCCTTCTACGTTATTGCCTTCGTGATGGAGGCCCTGACCGTTGCCACCAACTGGCACCTGCTGTGGCAGTACCAGCTGTATGTCATCGCCTCCTCCTCCCTGGTGGGCACGATGTCGGTAGGAACCACTTACCTGGCCGTGCCGCGGCGGTGGGCACACGGCTACGCGGGGTTCATCATCCTCCTCATCCTGGGGGTGGCGGTGACGGTGTTTGCGCTGCCGCCGGCGCTGCACGGGAGCTGGACGCAGTTAAACGCCGGCATCGGCGGCATTGTCGGCCCGACCCAACTGTTCTACGTGCTGATGGCCAGCATCGGCGGGACGGTGGTGATCCTAGGGGCCCTCTGGTCCTGGTGGAAGACGCGCCGCCTCTACAATCTCCTGATTGCCGCCGGGGCACTGGTGTCGACCAGCGGCGGCACCCTGGCCTCGACCGGGATCGGGCTGTCGGCCCTGCCCCTGATGAACATCATCGGGCTGCTCCTTATCTTCTGGGGCTACCTGGAATCGCGGGCCGTTCCGGCGGCTGGGGCTGCGGCCACTCCACGGGTCTCGTCCGACGGCCGCGGGTAG
- a CDS encoding conserved protein of unknown function (Evidence 4 : Unknown function but conserved in other organisms): protein MSPVERMDLWFLFLAYSAIFALLFAFMVKMLNKSRQLERDSERLARQWEAEAQADPAALGPVVPTVTPRRERPGI from the coding sequence ATGAGCCCGGTGGAGCGGATGGATCTCTGGTTCCTGTTTCTGGCCTACAGCGCGATTTTCGCCCTGCTGTTCGCTTTTATGGTTAAAATGCTGAACAAGAGCCGGCAGTTGGAACGCGACAGCGAGCGGCTGGCCCGTCAATGGGAAGCGGAGGCCCAGGCGGATCCGGCCGCGCTTGGCCCGGTGGTGCCCACGGTGACCCCCCGGCGCGAGCGGCCCGGGATCTGA
- a CDS encoding putative Cytochrome c-type biogenesis protein CcmC, heme lyase for CcmE (Evidence 3 : Putative function from multiple computational evidences) has translation MALPPRDPGRVRDRWVWLLLPFMWLVLYVDFIWSPDDVTLGPTVRIFYFHMGSATVAGLAFTVTAVASALYLWRRRPVYDRWAAASAEIGTVFTAIVLASGILWGKAAWGIWWTWDPRLTSTVILWVLFGGYLLLREWSDNPERRARYSAVLALAAYVDVPIDYMTIRWWHSIHPVVITARGINMAPPMIAAMFLSMAALIGVYIVWMIIRLRLARAEALLNRIKAWERANLAEGE, from the coding sequence ATGGCGCTGCCGCCGCGGGATCCCGGGCGGGTACGGGACCGCTGGGTATGGCTGCTGTTGCCGTTCATGTGGCTGGTGCTCTATGTCGACTTTATCTGGAGCCCCGACGATGTGACCCTGGGGCCGACGGTGCGCATCTTTTACTTTCACATGGGATCGGCCACGGTGGCCGGGCTGGCCTTTACGGTGACGGCTGTGGCCAGCGCCTTGTATCTCTGGCGGCGGCGGCCGGTCTACGACCGCTGGGCGGCCGCATCGGCCGAGATCGGGACGGTGTTCACCGCCATCGTGCTGGCGAGCGGGATTCTGTGGGGCAAGGCGGCCTGGGGGATCTGGTGGACGTGGGATCCCCGTCTCACCTCCACTGTCATCCTGTGGGTCCTGTTCGGCGGCTACCTGCTGCTGCGCGAGTGGAGTGACAATCCCGAACGCCGGGCCCGCTACTCGGCGGTGCTGGCGCTGGCGGCGTATGTGGATGTGCCCATCGACTACATGACCATCCGCTGGTGGCATTCCATCCACCCGGTGGTGATTACCGCCCGCGGGATCAACATGGCCCCGCCCATGATTGCGGCCATGTTTCTGTCCATGGCGGCGTTAATCGGGGTGTATATCGTGTGGATGATCATCCGCCTGCGCTTGGCGCGGGCGGAAGCGTTGCTGAACCGCATCAAGGCCTGGGAGCGGGCTAACCTGGCAGAGGGGGAATAA